The following are from one region of the Arcobacter sp. F2176 genome:
- a CDS encoding response regulator — MNILIIENEIYLAQKVVSRILDDGHSCDFVEMPNNNLTKDYDMVLLSTSLPSEMVKKTIQKYKNSIIILLVSYISDETVTEPINEGAKDYIMKPFIMDELIRKIYHYKECRQMKQELSTLKTYVEFLLEEIDTTGVNISHSLPMLVETNSQRCTDKLAFEISKSLKLPIRFIALDSPTWQKELSTITNKEVVYLTDYHSLKKSAKDNVCIAIEHKNCIISSLEKEVDFPFPKIEFMRPDMFMLNNNIMTINDYVKMMVISFQSKYPDTELSKKLGISRKSLWEKRKKLGIEKKK, encoded by the coding sequence ATGAATATATTGATAATAGAAAATGAAATTTATCTAGCACAAAAAGTTGTTTCAAGAATACTTGATGATGGTCATTCTTGCGATTTTGTTGAAATGCCAAATAATAATTTAACAAAAGATTATGACATGGTTTTATTATCAACTTCACTTCCTAGTGAAATGGTAAAAAAAACTATTCAAAAATATAAAAACTCTATTATAATCTTACTTGTTTCATATATTAGTGATGAGACTGTAACCGAGCCAATAAATGAAGGTGCAAAAGATTATATTATGAAGCCATTTATTATGGATGAATTAATTAGAAAAATTTATCACTACAAAGAGTGTAGACAGATGAAACAAGAGTTGTCTACTCTTAAAACATATGTTGAATTTCTACTTGAAGAGATAGATACAACTGGCGTTAATATATCACATTCTTTGCCAATGCTTGTGGAAACAAATTCACAAAGATGTACTGATAAATTAGCTTTTGAAATATCAAAATCTTTAAAATTACCAATTAGATTTATAGCCCTTGATAGTCCAACTTGGCAAAAAGAGTTATCAACAATTACCAACAAAGAAGTAGTTTACCTAACTGATTATCATTCATTAAAGAAAAGTGCGAAGGATAATGTTTGTATTGCAATAGAGCATAAAAACTGTATTATTAGCTCTTTAGAAAAAGAAGTTGATTTTCCTTTTCCTAAAATTGAATTTATGAGACCTGATATGTTTATGTTAAATAATAATATTATGACCATAAATGATTATGTTAAGATGATGGTTATATCATTTCAATCAAAATATCCTGATACAGAATTATCGAAAAAACTTGGAATTTCAAGGAAATCACTTTGGGAAAAAAGAAAAAAATTAGGAATTGAGAAGAAGAAATAA
- a CDS encoding phosphatidylglycerophosphatase A: MRKAFLTLFYSGLSPKAPGTVGSFVALILGLFLLQYIHVSTLFLLSLLISVIAIKQINIYEEEVGMHDGKEIVIDELAGMWLALSICGITNENMAYLAPLAFLFFRLFDIWKPSIIGKIDKNVKGGWGVMGDDLVAGLAAGIASAGVYQLLLKFVL; this comes from the coding sequence ATGAGAAAAGCCTTTTTAACTCTTTTTTACAGTGGACTATCTCCCAAAGCTCCAGGTACTGTTGGTAGTTTTGTTGCATTGATTTTGGGTCTATTTCTTCTACAATATATCCATGTATCAACACTTTTTTTACTCTCTCTTTTAATTTCAGTTATTGCTATTAAACAAATCAATATCTATGAAGAAGAAGTTGGTATGCATGATGGAAAAGAGATAGTCATAGATGAATTAGCTGGAATGTGGCTTGCTCTTTCTATCTGTGGTATTACAAATGAAAACATGGCATATCTAGCACCTTTGGCATTTTTGTTCTTTAGACTTTTTGACATTTGGAAACCATCTATTATTGGTAAAATTGATAAAAATGTAAAAGGTGGTTGGGGAGTTATGGGTGATGATTTAGTTGCTGGTCTTGCAGCTGGTATTGCTTCTGCTGGAGTGTATCAACTATTATTAAAGTTTGTTCTTTAA
- a CDS encoding Crp/Fnr family transcriptional regulator has product METLENNTDVTNKKEIDAMKILLKISKKIPFFSILSKDEIEEIITEVKIITYKNKEIIFQEGETTRNYIYYLLKGKLYINRKKQIDARSSVRIATIDKPALFGEMMRLTGEPRSATVESGESNTLVLAFRIKDFKEQTSISKFYKNVIIELSAKIVQMNKKHY; this is encoded by the coding sequence ATGGAAACTCTAGAAAATAATACAGATGTTACTAACAAAAAAGAAATTGATGCAATGAAAATATTACTTAAAATAAGTAAAAAAATACCGTTTTTTTCTATTTTAAGCAAAGATGAGATTGAAGAGATAATCACAGAAGTAAAAATCATAACATACAAAAATAAAGAAATCATATTTCAAGAGGGTGAAACTACTAGAAATTATATATATTATTTATTAAAAGGTAAACTTTATATAAATAGAAAAAAACAAATAGATGCAAGATCAAGTGTTAGAATTGCTACCATTGATAAACCAGCGCTATTTGGTGAAATGATGAGACTTACAGGAGAACCTAGAAGTGCTACTGTTGAGTCAGGAGAATCTAATACATTAGTATTGGCCTTTCGAATTAAAGACTTTAAAGAACAAACTAGTATTTCAAAATTTTATAAAAATGTTATTATAGAACTATCTGCAAAAATTGTGCAGATGAATAAAAAACACTATTAA
- the carA gene encoding glutamine-hydrolyzing carbamoyl-phosphate synthase small subunit yields the protein MQKVWIYLENGTFLEANSFGAKGTTVGEIVFNTSLTGYQEIITDPSYAGQFVTFTMPEIGNVGVNKDDMESSTAFCKGVIVRNYHHEYSNYRGESDLCSLLKEHNVLGIKDIDTRYLTKMIRDEGAMMMIASTEISDKEELAKQLAASPRIEDINYIEEVSTKEPYIHKNGAWNHQVLSYNKAVMSDKKIVVIDFGVKRNILNELVESGLEVEVVPSSFKADDLIARYEAKEIGGIFLSNGPGDPLTLVKEKEEVQKLIATDIPIIAICLGHQMLSIAHGFDTYKLKFGQHGGNHPVANNGVVEITAQNHNYSVPDDIVKIAQVTHKNLFDNTIEGVRYNNKNIYSIQHHPEASPGPHDSKYIFKQFAEMIK from the coding sequence ATGCAAAAAGTATGGATATATTTAGAAAATGGGACATTTCTAGAAGCAAATTCTTTTGGTGCAAAAGGTACAACAGTTGGTGAAATTGTATTTAATACATCTTTAACTGGATACCAAGAAATAATCACAGATCCAAGTTATGCTGGGCAATTTGTTACTTTTACTATGCCAGAAATTGGGAATGTAGGGGTAAATAAAGATGATATGGAAAGTAGTACAGCTTTTTGTAAAGGTGTAATAGTTAGAAATTATCATCACGAATACTCTAATTATAGAGGTGAAAGTGATTTATGTTCTTTATTAAAAGAGCACAATGTTTTGGGAATTAAAGATATTGATACAAGATATTTAACAAAAATGATTAGAGATGAAGGTGCAATGATGATGATTGCATCTACAGAAATTTCTGACAAAGAAGAATTAGCTAAACAATTAGCTGCAAGTCCTAGAATAGAAGATATCAATTATATAGAAGAAGTTAGTACAAAAGAGCCATATATACATAAAAATGGAGCTTGGAATCATCAAGTTCTTTCTTACAATAAAGCAGTAATGAGTGATAAAAAAATAGTTGTTATAGATTTTGGTGTAAAAAGAAATATTTTAAATGAGTTAGTTGAATCTGGTCTTGAAGTTGAAGTTGTACCTTCATCATTTAAAGCTGATGATTTAATAGCTAGATATGAAGCAAAAGAGATTGGTGGAATATTTTTGTCAAATGGACCAGGTGATCCCCTTACTTTAGTAAAAGAAAAAGAAGAAGTTCAAAAATTAATTGCGACTGATATTCCTATCATTGCAATTTGTTTAGGACACCAAATGCTTTCTATTGCACATGGTTTTGATACATATAAATTAAAGTTTGGACAACATGGTGGTAATCATCCTGTTGCAAATAATGGTGTAGTTGAAATAACTGCACAAAATCATAATTATAGTGTTCCTGATGATATTGTAAAAATAGCTCAAGTAACTCATAAAAACTTATTTGATAATACAATTGAAGGTGTGAGATATAATAATAAGAACATTTATTCAATTCAACATCACCCAGAAGCTAGTCCTGGACCACATGATTCTAAGTACATCTTTAAACAATTTGCAGAGATGATAAAGTAA
- a CDS encoding DUF507 family protein, producing MKMKLHHTPYIARRISRDLVNCEFVEVRKTKEEITREVERILDIDIEKEHDLDEKVDEILAEQAEEIEFLNADYRQLFWMTKKRLANEFGVILNNEDRYSDISHQLLDFLWEEDYIHYTVSDNKVKNVIFDSISQFLDGFEKADDAVYEKIKNYKRKLIQGTDEYDIVYHRLYEEELIKRGLM from the coding sequence ATGAAAATGAAATTACATCATACACCTTATATCGCAAGAAGAATATCAAGAGATTTGGTAAATTGTGAATTTGTAGAAGTAAGAAAAACTAAAGAAGAAATCACACGAGAAGTGGAAAGAATTTTAGATATAGATATCGAAAAAGAGCATGATTTAGATGAAAAAGTTGATGAGATACTAGCAGAACAAGCAGAAGAAATAGAGTTCTTAAATGCTGATTATAGACAACTTTTTTGGATGACTAAAAAAAGACTTGCAAATGAGTTTGGAGTGATATTAAATAATGAAGATAGATATTCAGATATCTCACATCAATTATTAGACTTTCTTTGGGAAGAGGATTATATTCATTATACTGTTTCAGATAATAAAGTAAAAAATGTAATTTTTGATTCTATTAGTCAGTTCTTAGATGGGTTTGAAAAAGCAGATGATGCAGTGTATGAAAAAATTAAAAACTATAAAAGAAAATTGATACAAGGTACAGATGAGTATGATATTGTTTATCATAGATTATATGAAGAAGAGTTAATAAAAAGAGGGTTAATGTAA
- a CDS encoding adenylosuccinate synthase codes for MSKADLIVGIQWGDEGKGKMVDMLAQNYDVVCRSQGGHNAGHTIWVEGVRYALHLIPSGVLNPKAINIIGNGVVLCPSSIIKEMEQFKNLEGRLFISDKAHLNLPYHAMIDQAKERLKGDKAIGTTGKGIGPAYAEKISRTGFRVGELLNPSKLASGIIDYFAQSKAIFDVLEIATPNKEELIELLTSYKEKLEPFIANTTNMIWDAIDNDKKILLEGAQGTLLDIDHGTYPYVTSSSCVSAGACTGLGISPKDIGIVTGIVKAYTTRVGNGPFPSEDFTEDGQKIADIGKEVGVTTGRGRRCGWFDAIAVKHAARLNGCDQLSLMKLDVLDGFPRIKICVAYDLDGKRIDYMPSDLINVKPIYEEFEGWDKLAGARKFEDLPENAKKYINKIEELTGVKVGIISTSPERDDTIIRG; via the coding sequence ATGAGTAAAGCTGATTTAATAGTAGGAATCCAATGGGGTGACGAAGGTAAAGGCAAGATGGTTGACATGCTTGCCCAAAATTATGATGTTGTTTGTAGAAGTCAAGGTGGACATAACGCAGGACATACAATTTGGGTTGAGGGAGTTAGGTATGCCTTACATTTGATTCCTTCTGGTGTTTTAAATCCAAAAGCAATAAATATAATTGGTAATGGTGTCGTTTTGTGCCCATCATCAATTATAAAAGAGATGGAACAATTTAAAAACTTAGAAGGAAGACTTTTCATTTCTGATAAAGCACATTTAAATCTTCCATATCATGCTATGATTGACCAAGCAAAAGAGAGACTAAAAGGTGATAAAGCTATTGGAACTACAGGAAAAGGAATTGGTCCTGCTTATGCTGAAAAAATTAGTAGAACTGGTTTTAGAGTAGGGGAACTTTTAAATCCAAGTAAATTAGCAAGTGGAATAATTGATTATTTTGCACAAAGTAAAGCTATCTTTGATGTTTTAGAAATAGCTACTCCAAATAAAGAAGAATTAATAGAATTATTAACTTCATATAAAGAAAAATTAGAACCTTTTATTGCAAATACTACAAATATGATTTGGGATGCAATTGATAATGACAAAAAAATATTATTAGAAGGTGCTCAAGGTACTTTATTAGATATTGATCATGGAACCTATCCTTATGTAACTTCATCTTCTTGTGTAAGTGCAGGAGCTTGTACAGGACTTGGAATTTCACCAAAAGATATAGGCATTGTAACTGGTATTGTAAAAGCATACACAACAAGGGTTGGAAATGGACCTTTCCCTTCAGAAGATTTTACTGAAGATGGACAAAAAATTGCTGATATTGGTAAAGAAGTTGGTGTTACAACAGGACGGGGAAGAAGATGTGGTTGGTTTGATGCTATTGCTGTTAAGCATGCTGCTAGATTAAATGGTTGTGATCAATTGTCTTTAATGAAACTTGATGTTTTAGATGGTTTCCCAAGAATTAAAATCTGTGTTGCTTATGATTTAGATGGAAAAAGAATAGATTATATGCCATCTGATTTAATTAATGTAAAACCTATTTATGAAGAGTTTGAAGGGTGGGATAAATTAGCAGGTGCTAGAAAATTTGAAGATTTACCTGAGAATGCAAAAAAATATATAAATAAAATTGAAGAATTAACTGGTGTAAAAGTAGGTATAATCTCTACATCACCAGAGAGAGACGATACTATAATTAGAGGATAA
- a CDS encoding ATP phosphoribosyltransferase regulatory subunit produces the protein MIYAHEIPKGSRLYFGKTAKLKRELESKISDILYSNNFEEIVTPNFSYSQHQSIEDEKKLISFSDIQNNQVSLRADSSLDVVRIITKRLGRTTKHKKWFYIQPIFSYPSKEQYQIGCEWIDHDNISDILNLTADILKSINVQPILQLSNINIPKLVAKELKIDIELFKNGEIAQLFDLDIPWLNSLIRVKSIEDLKQSILLVPSEIKIHLEKLLNTASQIEYDNLVIAPLYHGSLKYYDDVYFRVIHNNFVICKGGKYSDDGISSLGFALYTDNLLKILED, from the coding sequence ATGATTTATGCTCATGAGATACCAAAAGGAAGTCGTCTTTATTTTGGAAAAACTGCAAAATTAAAAAGAGAATTAGAAAGTAAAATTAGTGATATACTATATTCTAATAACTTTGAAGAGATAGTTACTCCTAATTTCTCATATTCTCAACATCAATCAATAGAAGATGAAAAAAAATTAATTAGTTTTTCAGATATTCAAAATAATCAAGTATCTTTAAGAGCCGATTCTTCTTTAGATGTGGTAAGAATTATTACAAAAAGATTAGGAAGAACTACAAAGCACAAAAAATGGTTTTATATTCAACCTATATTTTCTTATCCATCAAAAGAGCAGTATCAAATAGGATGTGAATGGATAGACCATGATAACATAAGTGATATTTTAAATTTAACAGCAGATATTTTAAAAAGTATTAATGTTCAACCTATTTTACAGTTATCAAATATCAATATTCCAAAGCTTGTAGCAAAAGAGTTAAAAATAGATATTGAACTTTTTAAAAATGGTGAAATAGCGCAATTATTTGATTTAGATATACCTTGGTTAAACTCTTTAATTAGAGTAAAAAGTATTGAAGATTTAAAACAAAGTATATTATTAGTTCCAAGTGAAATAAAAATTCATTTAGAAAAACTTTTAAATACTGCATCTCAAATTGAGTATGATAATTTAGTAATTGCTCCATTATATCATGGAAGTTTAAAGTATTATGATGATGTTTATTTTAGAGTTATACACAATAACTTTGTAATATGTAAAGGTGGGAAATATAGTGATGATGGAATAAGTTCACTAGGTTTTGCACTTTATACAGATAATTTATTAAAAATTTTAGAGGATTGA
- a CDS encoding alanine--glyoxylate aminotransferase family protein, whose protein sequence is MLLTPGPTPVPEFVRKAMADITIHHRTPEFESIFGQTRELLLELYGMDEVVMLASSGTGAMEACILNLVNKKALTINSGKFGERFGKICKAYDLPYTEIKNEWNTPVSVEEVIKTLRNDSDIDAIFIQICESAGGLRHPVEELAKQVKEFNKNIMIVADGITAVGVEKIDTTNLDAVITGSQKALMLPPGLAMIGLSNAAVEKIQTLSKGYYFNLATEIKVQKTNTTAWTAATTLIIGLKEILTHIKSNGGFDDLYKKTALRAKASREALKAIGCEIYPKTPADAMTTVYTENAPAIRKILKTKYNVNIAGGQDHIKNSIFRINHMGLVEDFEAAWAVNAVELAMDELGLREFDGTANKVFAMFTFKGNE, encoded by the coding sequence ATGTTATTGACTCCAGGTCCTACTCCAGTACCAGAATTTGTAAGAAAAGCTATGGCTGATATTACTATTCATCATAGAACACCAGAGTTTGAATCTATTTTTGGACAAACTAGAGAATTATTATTAGAATTATACGGAATGGATGAGGTTGTAATGCTCGCTTCTAGCGGAACAGGTGCAATGGAAGCTTGTATTTTAAATTTAGTGAATAAAAAAGCTCTTACAATTAACTCAGGTAAATTTGGTGAGAGATTTGGAAAAATTTGCAAAGCTTATGACCTACCATATACTGAAATAAAAAATGAATGGAATACTCCTGTTAGTGTTGAAGAAGTAATAAAAACACTAAGAAATGACAGTGATATTGATGCCATTTTTATACAAATTTGTGAAAGTGCTGGAGGACTTAGGCATCCAGTAGAAGAACTAGCTAAACAAGTAAAAGAGTTTAATAAAAATATTATGATTGTAGCTGATGGAATTACTGCCGTTGGTGTAGAAAAAATTGATACAACAAATCTTGATGCTGTAATTACTGGTAGTCAAAAAGCACTAATGCTTCCTCCTGGTCTTGCAATGATTGGATTAAGCAATGCAGCTGTTGAAAAAATCCAAACTCTTTCAAAAGGGTATTATTTTAATTTAGCAACAGAGATAAAAGTACAAAAAACGAATACAACAGCTTGGACAGCAGCAACAACTTTAATTATTGGATTAAAAGAGATTTTAACACATATAAAAAGTAATGGTGGATTTGATGATTTATATAAGAAAACAGCCTTAAGAGCAAAAGCTTCAAGAGAAGCTTTAAAAGCCATTGGTTGTGAAATATATCCAAAAACACCAGCTGATGCTATGACAACAGTTTATACAGAAAATGCACCAGCTATTAGAAAAATTTTGAAAACAAAATATAATGTAAATATTGCAGGTGGTCAAGATCATATAAAAAATTCTATTTTTAGAATCAATCATATGGGACTTGTAGAAGACTTTGAAGCTGCTTGGGCCGTAAATGCAGTAGAGTTAGCAATGGATGAATTAGGTCTTAGAGAATTTGATGGGACGGCAAATAAAGTATTTGCAATGTTTACTTTTAAAGGTAATGAATGA
- a CDS encoding YceI family protein, whose translation MNIAKLGLISILTAGALFAGTYNVDVTHSNLGFKVKHLMISNVTGKFDKFNGSFVFDEKANTLTSLKGAAQVASINTEDAKRDGHLKSADFFDAANHPELTFDLEKIEGDKAYGKLTIRGITKSVEFDYDNNGTVTDPWGNKRVGLELSGKINRKDFGLNWNKALEAGGVLVGETVKINIELEGVLAK comes from the coding sequence ATGAATATAGCAAAATTAGGACTAATCTCTATCTTAACAGCAGGTGCATTATTTGCAGGAACATATAATGTTGATGTAACTCACTCAAACCTTGGATTTAAAGTTAAACACTTAATGATTTCAAATGTGACTGGAAAATTTGATAAGTTTAATGGTTCTTTTGTTTTTGATGAAAAAGCTAATACATTGACAAGTTTAAAAGGTGCAGCTCAAGTTGCTTCTATCAATACTGAAGATGCAAAAAGAGATGGACATTTAAAATCTGCTGATTTCTTTGATGCTGCAAACCATCCAGAATTAACATTTGATTTAGAAAAAATTGAAGGTGATAAAGCATATGGGAAACTTACTATTAGAGGTATTACTAAATCTGTAGAATTTGATTATGACAATAATGGAACAGTTACTGATCCTTGGGGAAATAAAAGAGTTGGTTTAGAATTATCAGGAAAAATCAATAGAAAAGACTTTGGTCTTAACTGGAACAAAGCATTAGAAGCTGGTGGAGTTTTAGTTGGAGAAACTGTTAAAATCAATATCGAATTAGAAGGTGTTTTAGCAAAATAA
- a CDS encoding NADPH-dependent FMN reductase encodes MILIFVASLNENMKLAKNLQEQLKNENLNSEIINLVELNLPMYDTLKEQNDGIPTKINELSEKMNKAEGFIFISPEYNFSLPPVLVNTIAWLSRIGDDFRALFTLKKIQLATHAGSGGQDALNAMRTQFTRLNAIVLPREILTTYTKALNLESSQRIISQFANVVKG; translated from the coding sequence ATGATATTAATATTTGTAGCAAGTTTAAATGAAAATATGAAATTAGCAAAAAATTTACAAGAACAATTAAAAAATGAAAATCTAAATAGTGAAATAATTAATTTAGTTGAATTAAATCTACCTATGTATGATACATTAAAAGAACAAAATGATGGTATCCCCACAAAGATTAATGAATTATCAGAAAAAATGAATAAGGCAGAAGGATTTATATTTATTTCACCTGAGTACAATTTTTCACTACCACCAGTATTAGTAAATACCATTGCTTGGCTTTCAAGAATAGGTGATGACTTTAGAGCACTTTTTACTCTTAAAAAAATACAATTAGCAACACATGCAGGTAGTGGTGGGCAAGATGCTTTAAATGCTATGAGAACACAATTTACAAGACTTAATGCAATTGTATTACCAAGAGAAATTCTAACAACATATACAAAAGCATTAAATCTTGAGAGTTCACAAAGAATTATTAGTCAATTTGCTAACGTA